The DNA region GAACAGCAGGTGACGGTCGTGGTGGCAGAAACGCACGACCTTGTCCTCGATGCTCGGGCAGTAGCGCGGGCCCAGCCCCTCGATGTCCCCGGCGTACATGGGCGACTCGTGAAGGTTCTCGCCGATCAGGCGGTGCGTCTCGGGGGTGGTGTGGGTCTGCCAGGTCGGGGACTCGGCGGCGCGCAGGCCGGGTTGCCCCGTGAAGCCGCGCGGCTGGGGATCGGCGGGGATCTCCAGCAGGTCGGCGAAGCGCACCGAGTCGGCGCGGACGCGGGGCGGGGTGCCTGTCTTGTACCGCTTGAGGACGTGCCTGGCGCGGGCGAGGGGCTGGCTCAGGAAACGGGAGGGCGGCTCCCCCTGACGGCCCTCGGGGCGGGAGTGACGGCCGTACCAGGTGACGGCGCGCATGAAGGTTCCCGCCGCGATCACCACGCTGCGGGCGGCGAGGCGGCGGCCGTCGGTCGTGACGACAAGCCAGCCACCCCGCCCGTCCGGCTCCAGGTCGGCGGCCTCGCCACGGACTACGTCGATCTCCGGGTGTCCCAGAATGACGTCCTGTGCCCGTTCGGCGTAGGCGTCACGCTCGTTCTGCACTCGGAGGGACTGCACGGCGGGCCCCTTGCTGGCATTCAGGACCCGGGTGTGGATGGCCGTGTCGTCGGCGAGGCGGCCCATCAGCCCTCCGAGCGCCTGAATCTCGAAGACGAGCTGGCTCTTGCCCGGCCCGCCCACGGCCGGGTTGCAGGGCATCCGTCCTATGGTCGCCGGGTTCCCGACCAGCAGGGCCGTGCGGGCGAATTTTACGGCGGCCCAGGCGGCCTCCAGGCCCGCGTGCCCCCCGCCAATCACGATCACGTTCCAGCCGCTCATGTCAGCGCGAGTGTAGCAACGGGGGAGAGGCGGTCATTCCCGCCGGAGTCACGGTGAGGAAGGGGATTGGGGCGGGACAGGGAGCGGCTCCGTTCACCGGGGGCATTCCCGCCTCCCGGCACGGAGCCGCTAGAATGCCTAACGAGCGTTTGCTAGACAGCCGAGGTCGGGGCACGGGTTTGCGTGTCCCCACCGCCCGACCGCTCAGGAGGCCCGTCATGATTCAGCCGTTCACCTCGGACCCGCTGCGCTGGGTCGCCGAAGACGGCCAGCCCATCCGGGAACTGCCCGCCCGCTTCACGCCCGACGTGCTGCGGGGCCTGCACCGCGACATGGTGCGGGCGCGGGAGTTCGACCGCAAACTCGTCACCCTGCTCCGTCAGGGCCGCACCACCTTCTACGCCCAGTCGCGGGGGATGGAGGCCACCCAGGTCGGCCTCGCCCGCTCGATCCAGGTGGGCCACGACTGGGTGTGGCCGTACTACCGCGACCACGCCCTCGGCCTGACGATGGGCGTGCCGCTCCTCGACCTCGTCAGCCAGTGCCTCGGCACCAACTCGGACCCCAGCCGGGGGCGCCAGATGCCGCACCACTTCGGGGCGGAGCGGCAGAACTTCGTCTCGATCAGCTCCTCCATCGCCTCGCAGGTGCCGCCCGCCGCCGGGAACGCCCTGGCACAGAAGTACCTGGGCGTAGGCGAGATCACCGTCTGCACTTTCGGGGACGGGGCGACGAGCGAGGGCGACTGGCACGCGGGGGTCAACATGGCCGCCGTGAACGGGGCGCCCTGCCTCTTCGTCTGCGAGAACAACCAGTGGGCGATCAGCACGCCTCTCAGAGCCCAGACCGCGAGCGAGACGGTCCACGTCAAGGCCCGTGCCTACGGCATGCCCGGCTACCTCGTGGACGGCAACGACATCGTCGCGGTCATGGAGGTGATGTCGTCCGTCGCGGAGGAGGTGCGGCAGGGAAACGGGCCCGCCCTCGTCGAGTGCCTGACCTACCGGGTCGGCTCGCACTCCAATGCGGACGCCGACGCGGAGAAGAACTACCGCACGCGTGAGGAGGTGGCCCTCTGGACTGGCCGCGACCCCATCGCCCGGGTCGAGGGGCTGCTGGAGCACCTGGGCCATCCGGTGAGCGCCGAGGAACGCGCCGACCTGATCGCCGCCACCCACCGCGAGGTGGACGAGGCGGTGCGGCAGGCCGAGGCGAGTGGGCAGCCCGACTGGCGCATCATGTTCGAGGACGTGTACGCCGACCTGCCCGTCCACCTGCGCGAACAGGCCGCCTTCCTGCGCGCCGAGCAGACGGGGGGGCAGGCATGACGGTCACCGAGTCCCGGCCCGCCGACCAGGGGAGCGCCGCCCCCGCGACGCGCACCCTCACCCTGATCCAGGCGGTCACGGAGGCGTTGCGGGAGGAACTCGCCCGCGACGAGCGCGTCGTGGTCTTCGGGCAGGACGTGGGGGCGCGCGGCGGCGTCTTCCTGGCGACGGCGGGTCTCCAGGCCGAGTTCGGCGAGCGGCGGGTGTTCGACACGCCCCTCAGCGAGGCGAGCATTGTGGGGGTGGCGGTCGGGATGGCCGTGCGCGGGATGCGGCCCGTCGCCGAGATTCAGTTCGCCGACTATATGGGGCCGGGCTTCGACCAGATCGTCAGCCAGGCGGCCAAGATTCGTTACCGCTCAGGGGGGCAGTTCACCGCGCCCCTCGTCATCCGCACCCCCTCGGGCGGCGGCGTGAAGGGCGGGCACCACCACAGCCAGAGCCCGGAGGCGTATTACGCGCACACGCCGGGGCTCAAGGTCGTGATGCCCAGCACTCCCTACGACGCCAAGGGGCTCCTCAAGGCGGCGATCCGGGGCAGCGACCCCGTTATCTACTTCGAGCCCAAACGGCTGTACCGGGCGTCAAAGGGGGAGGTTCCGACCTACGACTACACCATCGAGCTGGGCCGTGGGGCGGTGCGCCGGGAGGGAGGGGACCTCACCCTGATCGGCTACGGCGGCGTGATGCCCGACGTGGAAAAGGCCGCGCAGGCCCTCTCCGGGGAGGGGGTGGAGGCGGAGGTGATCGACCTTCGCTCCCTGGTTCCCTGGGACCGCGACCTCGTGCTGGGAAGCGTGGAGAAGACCGGGCGGGCGGTCCTCGTCAGCGAGGCGCCCCGCACCGCCAACTTCATGGGCGAGGTCGCGTACGTGATCCAGGAGGCGCTGTTCGACCGCCTGCTCGCGCCCGTCTCGCAGGTCGCGGGGTTCGACACTCCCTACCCCTACGTACAGGACAAGGTGTACCTCCCCGGCGCCAACCGGATCGCGGCGGCGTGCGTGAAGGCCCTCACCTACTAGCTTAAGGTCAGGGCATGAAACCGGACCTTCTGCGCCCTCTACTCGGCATCCTCGGGCTCGCTATCGGGTTCACCGTGTACCCGCTGGTGAACCGGGCGCCCGATCCCTGGCCGGACCTCCTTGTCGGCGGCATGTTCGCCCTGCTGGGAGTGAGCGCGTGGGTGTACGCGCGTGGGGAGCGCTGGATTCAGGTCCTGGGCACGCTGCTGATGGTCTACGGCCTGGCCCGCATGTTGTTTCTGCGGTGACTTCAACAAGACACAACCAATCGAGGTTCCAAGTGAGAGAAGTGCTGCTGCCCGAACTCGCCGAGAGCGTGGTCGAGGGCGAAATCCTGAAGTGGCTGGTGGGGGAGGGCGAAAGCGTGGCCCTGGAGCAACCCCTGTGCGAGGTGATGACCGACAAGGTGACGGTGGAGCTTCCGAGCCCCGTCGCGGGTGTGCTCCAGAAGCGGCTGGCGAAGGAGGGCGACGTGGTGCCCGTCCACGCCCCCATCGCCCTGATCGACGAGGCGGCCGAGGCGGCGGGAAGGGGAGGGGAGAGCCCGGCTCCCTCAGCGGTCCCGGAGACCAACAGCGAGTTGCCAGTCCAGGCCGAGGAGGAACGGTCACAGATGACCGGGGACGCCGACACGGGCAGCATCGTGGAGGCAGGGCACGTCGCGGCGAGCGCGGACGACGACGCGAGCCTTTTCAAGGCGTTCACCTCGGACGAGGCGGTGAGGGTGCAGGGGCTGGGGACACGGGGTGGGGAAACGGCCACCCTCAGCCTGCCCGTCCAGACCCCCGCGCCCACTCGGAACGCAGGCCGGGTCCCCGCCGTTCCGGCCGCCCGGCGGCTCGCCCGTGAACTCGGGGTGGACCTCGCACAGGTACGCGGGAGCGGGCCGAACGGGCGGATTCGGTTGGAAGACGTGAGCGCCCACGCGCAGACGGCCCCGGCGCAGCAAACCTCGGCCGCGCCACCCCCTGCTCCGGCTCCTCCCGCACCTGTGTCAGCGCCCGCCTCCCCACCACCAACCCCCGCCACAAAGGGTGGCGGTTTCCCCGTTCCCCCGCCCCAGTACCGTACGCCCAAGGGCTACGAGCACCTTGAGGAGCGGGTGCCGCTGCGGGGAATGCGCCGGGCGATCTCCAGTCAGATGCAGGCGAGCCACCTCTACACCGTCCGCACCCTGACGGTGGACGAGGTGAACCTGAGCAAACTGGTCGAGTTCCGCTCGCGCGTGAAGGACGAGGCGCAGGCGGCAGGCGTGCGGCTCAGCTACCTGCCCTTCATCTTCAAGGCGGTCGCGGCGGCCCTGCGCAAGTACCCCAGCCTGAACTCCTCGTACGACGAGGCGACGGGCGAGATCGTCCTCAAGCGGTATTACAACCTCGGCATGGCGGTCGCCACCGAGGCGGGCCTGACCGTGCCCGTGCTGCGCGACGTGAACACGAGGAGTGTTTTCGAGCTGGCCGGGCAGGTCACGGACCTCGCCTCGCGGGCGCAGGCGGGCAAGCTCACGCCGGACGACATGGCGGGGAGCACCTTCAGCGTGACGAACATCGGCTCCATCGGGGCGCTGTTCTCCTTCCCGATCATCAACGTGCCCGACGCGGCGATCTTAGGCGTGCACTCCATCCAGAAGCGGCCCATCGTGAACGAGCGGGACGAGATCGAGGTGGCGCACATGATGTACCTCTCGCTGAGCTTCGACCACCGGCTCGTGGACGGTGCGGAGGCGGCGCGGTTTTGCAAGGAGGTCATCCGGTTGCTGGAAAATCCCGACCGGCTGCTGCTGGAGGCGATCTAGGAGCGGTCAGCCGTCAGCTCTCAGCGGTCAGCCTCCCAGGTCGGCCGCCTCGCGGGCGTTTAAATCTCTCCTCAAGGGGCGGTCAAAGGGGCGTCAGCTTAGGTCTTTAGGATGAACGATCACGGGCACAACTTAGGTTGTGTGCCCTGGATTGGATACAGTGAACCCGATGACCCTCACCCGCACCCTCGCGCTCCTGACCATGATCGCCCTCGCCTCCCCGGCGCAGGCGCTGAAGCTGATCATCTGGGACCGCGAACTCCAGACCAAGCTGGGGTACGGCGAGACGACCGGGAAGGGCATGACCGTGCAGCTCGTGAAGGACTACACCGGCCCGGTGGTGGCCCTCTTCTCACGCGAGGACGAGGAGAAGGCCGCCGGGCTCTACGCGAGCGTGCAGAGCCGCTATGACGGCTTCCTGCGGGCCGGTCAGCTCAACCTGGAAACGCCGGGCGGCAGCGTGACCCTGAGGCGCTTTCTGGAGGGGCTCAAGCTCAACCTGCTGCCCCAGCCCGCCGGGCAGACGCTGCTGCTCCCGGGCCTGCGCGCGGCCACCGACAAGAGCAAGCTCGGCCCGGATAAGTCCAAGGCACCCGCCGACCCAGCCACCCCGTCCCCCCAAGGAGACCGCTGAATGCTCGCCCAGATTCTCGTCGTGGAGGACGACCCGCATCTCGGGCCGCTCCTCAAGGAATACCTCTCCGCCGACTACCTCGTTCACCACGCGTCCACGCTCAAGGAGGCGCAGGCGTGGCTGGGCACCCACTCCGCCCAGCTCATCCTGCTCGACCTCAACCTTCCCGACGGCGACGGGCTCGACCTCGTGCAGGCCCTGCGGCAATACTCCAGCACGCCGGTCCTGGTGCTCTCGGCCCGTTCGGGAGTGCAGGAGCGGGTGGCGGGGCTGAACGCGGGGGCGGACGACTACCTCACCAAGCCCTTCGCCATGCCCGAACTCGACGCGCGGATCACGGCCCTGCTGCGCCGCACCGCCGCCGGGACGGGCGTGAACCTCGGCAACACCAGCCTCTCGACGAGCAGCCTGCTGCTGACGGTGAACGACAAGAACGTGAACCTCACCGAGCACGAGGCGCGCATCCTCGAACTGATGATGCGCACGCCCGAGCGGGTCTTCTCGCGCGCGGACATCGAGTCGCACCTCTACGGCTGGGAGACGCCCAACAGCAACAGCGTGGAGGTCCGCATCTCGCAGCTCCGCAAGAAGCTGGAGCAGGCGCACAGCGACCTGCGCATCCGCACGATCCGCAACGTCGGATATGTCCTGCAAGCCTGAGGGCGTCCGCTCTAGACTTTCCGGCATGAACCCCGCTCCTGCCCGCCCCGCGACCGACCGCCGGGGCGGGTTTGCCCTGGAGAGGCCAGCGTGACCCGCGCCCCCCTGCGCACGGCGCGCGTGGCGTGGCGGCACAGC from Deinococcus aetherius includes:
- a CDS encoding response regulator transcription factor; this encodes MLAQILVVEDDPHLGPLLKEYLSADYLVHHASTLKEAQAWLGTHSAQLILLDLNLPDGDGLDLVQALRQYSSTPVLVLSARSGVQERVAGLNAGADDYLTKPFAMPELDARITALLRRTAAGTGVNLGNTSLSTSSLLLTVNDKNVNLTEHEARILELMMRTPERVFSRADIESHLYGWETPNSNSVEVRISQLRKKLEQAHSDLRIRTIRNVGYVLQA
- a CDS encoding dihydrolipoamide acetyltransferase family protein, giving the protein MREVLLPELAESVVEGEILKWLVGEGESVALEQPLCEVMTDKVTVELPSPVAGVLQKRLAKEGDVVPVHAPIALIDEAAEAAGRGGESPAPSAVPETNSELPVQAEEERSQMTGDADTGSIVEAGHVAASADDDASLFKAFTSDEAVRVQGLGTRGGETATLSLPVQTPAPTRNAGRVPAVPAARRLARELGVDLAQVRGSGPNGRIRLEDVSAHAQTAPAQQTSAAPPPAPAPPAPVSAPASPPPTPATKGGGFPVPPPQYRTPKGYEHLEERVPLRGMRRAISSQMQASHLYTVRTLTVDEVNLSKLVEFRSRVKDEAQAAGVRLSYLPFIFKAVAAALRKYPSLNSSYDEATGEIVLKRYYNLGMAVATEAGLTVPVLRDVNTRSVFELAGQVTDLASRAQAGKLTPDDMAGSTFSVTNIGSIGALFSFPIINVPDAAILGVHSIQKRPIVNERDEIEVAHMMYLSLSFDHRLVDGAEAARFCKEVIRLLENPDRLLLEAI
- a CDS encoding alpha-ketoacid dehydrogenase subunit beta; the protein is MTVTESRPADQGSAAPATRTLTLIQAVTEALREELARDERVVVFGQDVGARGGVFLATAGLQAEFGERRVFDTPLSEASIVGVAVGMAVRGMRPVAEIQFADYMGPGFDQIVSQAAKIRYRSGGQFTAPLVIRTPSGGGVKGGHHHSQSPEAYYAHTPGLKVVMPSTPYDAKGLLKAAIRGSDPVIYFEPKRLYRASKGEVPTYDYTIELGRGAVRREGGDLTLIGYGGVMPDVEKAAQALSGEGVEAEVIDLRSLVPWDRDLVLGSVEKTGRAVLVSEAPRTANFMGEVAYVIQEALFDRLLAPVSQVAGFDTPYPYVQDKVYLPGANRIAAACVKALTY
- a CDS encoding thiamine pyrophosphate-dependent dehydrogenase E1 component subunit alpha, with the translated sequence MIQPFTSDPLRWVAEDGQPIRELPARFTPDVLRGLHRDMVRAREFDRKLVTLLRQGRTTFYAQSRGMEATQVGLARSIQVGHDWVWPYYRDHALGLTMGVPLLDLVSQCLGTNSDPSRGRQMPHHFGAERQNFVSISSSIASQVPPAAGNALAQKYLGVGEITVCTFGDGATSEGDWHAGVNMAAVNGAPCLFVCENNQWAISTPLRAQTASETVHVKARAYGMPGYLVDGNDIVAVMEVMSSVAEEVRQGNGPALVECLTYRVGSHSNADADAEKNYRTREEVALWTGRDPIARVEGLLEHLGHPVSAEERADLIAATHREVDEAVRQAEASGQPDWRIMFEDVYADLPVHLREQAAFLRAEQTGGQA